The genome window ATAAAGCGGGGGgggtatatgttatgtttttgtcgATTGTAGTATTATACCTAATTCCTAGTCTTCACAGAGGTAAGTATCGAAGTTTATGTTTTTACCCCGTTTAATCAAGTAGTGTTTTGAGTGTTGGTTGGTAGGTTTATTAGGTTAACATGGATTGGTGCTCGCCCAGTGCGGGAGCCTTATATCATTTTTGGGGCAGTGTCTTTCAGTCATTTATTTCTCTAGGTTGTTATTAAACCCTCTTTCTTTGTGGGTGTGGGGACAAGCTGCTTGAATACCCTAAATTCTGTAGGAGTCGTCCTGTAGACCTGAaatggtttaagtttttagcttatttcaagttattaaaattagtaaatcgCGAAAGTAGCGCACGTGAGTGGGCTAAtaagtgtagaaaaatataaatatgtccTTTTTACGGGAGTCGATATTTTGGTGATATTGTCCATGGGAACTAGGGAAAGACCTGTTCCGGTACCATGGTTTTTGTGATGATAGTAGCAGTGGCTGTGTtggtctttgttatatatataggatGCGTAATCCTTCTTACTAAATTTTCTTATCGCCATTTCTTGAACCGTCAACGATTAGAATTTTGATGGGACTATTGTGCCAATGTTGATGTTAGTAGGGTTGTGGTTTCCTTCTATAATTAACCTATATTATATAGAAGAAGTAAAACGGCCCCGGTGAAATTTTAAGGCGATTGGGAAACAATGGTACTGATCTTACGAATTTTGTCGCAATTTAGACACTCCAAGCTCTAGAGAAAGCGCTGAAAGAATTTCGTGTTATACAATTGATTCTTACATAGAAGACCAGCAGGAGACATTTAGAAAAGGAGGGTATCGTTTGTTGGATGTTGATAACCGGATGGTGGCTCCAGCAGATGTGCAAATAACTGCTTTTGTAAGAAGGTCTGATGTGCTCCATTCGTTTGCACTCCCTAAGTTACTAATTAAAGTAGATGCCATCCCAGGTCGAATTAATCGGCTTCCTATAAAAGCTTCCCAGTGTAGAATTATTTACGGGCAGTGTTCTGAAATTTGCGGGGTTAACCATAGATTTATACCGATTGTGATTGAGTTTATTCCtgagaaatattttgtcatatggTTGGAAGctcttaactaaaataaaaaataagctaaagcttttaagaagcgttaaactttttaatttaatgaacttGTACAATGGGCAAGTAGCTTTTAGTGATAAGGTGGTCTAATATTAGGATATAGGGCTCATGCCCCTAAGGCGCCGTGAGTAGTGGCTCTTATCTTTGTGAGAGCTGGCAGAGCTAATGCGTTTGATTTAGGATCAATTCATAAGTATATATACTTGCTTTCATGGCACAAGCTGGCAGACCTAATGCATACGATTTAAGCTCGTCTTATAAGATATACTCTTGTTTGTGTGTGAATTACAAAGCTAAGCCCAGTCTCATTATGGTTAGTGTCGAGTGTCTATTTAAGACTCTAAGGAGAGTAGCTGTTTTCTTTGGAGCCTCTATCCTATTAAGCCTTTGTCAAGTGTCAGCGGACTCTTTTACTCCCTTGGGGTCGACTAAGGCTGCACTGGTGGACTGAGTAGGCGTGGTTGTTGGTGTTATCCCTTTTGTAGGGGTGCTTCTCGCTGTGGGCTTCTATACTTTGTTGGAACGTAAAATTTTGGCTATCATTATAATCCGAAAGGGTCCATCCAAGGTGAGTTATATAGGGATCTTGCAGCCTTTTAGTGACGCAGGTAAGTTGTTATGTAAAGAGTTTATTGTGCCTACACGTGCTAACGTAGGGCCCTTCATTTTGGCTCCTGCACTAATATTAACTATCAGTTTACTTGGATGGCTTTTATACCCGTATAAGTCGGCTGAAGTGTTTTATGTTTTCGGGGTGATTCTGTTTATAGTTATTACTAGAGTCAGGGTTTACGGGGTAATAATATCCGGATGGGCTTCTAACTCTAAATACTCTTTGCTAGGTGCAGTTCGTGCGATGGCGCAAAGAATTTCTTATGAGATCCCTATAggatttatcttcttttgtgtGGTGCTGTGCTCGGGTGTGTTTATGTTTCAAGAAATTAGGGTGTTCCAACAAaggtccttttttttcttttttcctttgtgCGTAGTTATAGTTGTCTGAATGCTGTGTATGCTAGCTGAAACTAATCGGGcgccatttgattttgtggaaGGAGAGTCGGAATTAGTGTCAGGATACAACGTGGAGTACAGCGGAGGGGGGTTTGCAGTTATATTTATTGCGGAGTACTCTAGTATTCTTCTCAGAAGGGGTTATAAGGGCGGCGATATTTTTCGGGGGAAATGAAGCGTTGATCGGGGTCTTTATGATGGCTTTTGCGGTCTTCTTTGTGGTTATTCGTGCTTCTTTACCTCGTTTACGTTATGATAAGTTAATGAGTTTGTGTTGGACTGTTCTTCTATGTGTCATACTTATGGCTAGTGTGTGTGTAGTAGTTCTAGTTAGGGTGTATGTAAGATAATATAAACTAGTATAATTCATTTACACTGAATGTGTCAGATAAAGTCTGTCTTACTTATGGTTAAAAGGTTGGCAATTAGACTTATTGcattgattattataaaaaaccTAAATATGAGTGTCATTGGGTTAAGCGTTCTAACTATTCTAAGTATGGGCGCCACAAGAGTCGCGATAGGGGGGGTAGAGTTGAACGGGTTGTACACCACAGACTTTGTAATAGGGTTAATGGTTACACTAACTCTATTTGTAGCAATTCTTTCCTACCTAAGGAGGGTTAAGATCCACCGGAAAGcaagatttaatttaataattatcagAATCAGCCTAATTTTAGTGATAAGATTCAGGGTGAGGaggttctttcttttttttttttttttgaaagtgtgCTAGCCCCTCTGTTGTTATTAATTGTAGGCTGAGGCTATCAGCCAGAGCGTTTACAGGCAGGGGGGTATATAGTAATCTATACGGTGTTCGgatctctttttttcttatgggGGGTAAGAGAACTCTATATTAGAGGGTTGAGGAGGAGGATAAGTTCTGTGGTAAGGctagtaaaaaaaaggggaatgAGATTGTGATGGCTATACATTCTAGGGTTTCTTATCAAGCTACCAATATATCCATTTCACCTGTGACTACCTAAGGCTCACGTAGAGGCCCCAGTAGCCGGTTCGATGCTATTGGCCGGGGTGGTACTAAAATTAGGAGGGTACGGGCTGCTTCGATTTATAAtagttatacaaataaggcttaGAAGCGTTTTTTTTGTGCTGCTACTAGTGGTGAACTTGGCAGGAGGTGTCTACGCAGGATTAGCGTGTGTACGGCAAGTGGACCTAAAATGTTTGGTAGCATATTCCTCTGTAGCGCATATGAGGCTTGTGCTATTAGGAGTGCTTAGCAACACGGTATTAGGGGTAGTGGGGGCCATTATTATTATGATCGGGCATGGGTTGTGTTCATCAGGTTTGTTCAGGTATGTGAATGCTATCTATAAGATGAGGCACTCGCGTCTGCTAGTAATAAATAAAGGGGGCTTGTTAGTCTGCCCAAGTCTAGTCTTAATGTGTTTCCTGTTAAGATCAAGCAACATAGCAGCCCCTCCTAGTCTAAACTTATTTGGGGAAATCCTCGTTTTCGGCGTGGGAGGGTGAATAAGTGGAGTGTTCCTGCTTATCCTGGGTCTGATAAGCTTTATTAGGGCATGTTTTAGACTATACCTATATGGAAGTTGTTGTCACGGGAAGGGGGTGTCACACAGGGAGTCCTTAAACTTGAGAAGAGTTTGTGATGTTTTTGTTCTGGCGGCTCATTGGATACCGCTgaactttatgtttatgtttatacccTAAACAATGAATCGTAATCCTTATTCTCGTTACTATGTACCAGGTCCAAGTCCGTGGCCCTTTTTTGTGGCTATCTCGGCAAACGGAATAGCGGTAGGGTTAATTTTGTGACTGCATCGAACTCCCAGATTTCTATTAATAGGAATGAGGTTGGGGTGTATACTATTGAGAACTTTTAGATGATGGCGAGACTTAATTCGTGAGGGAGATATTGGGTTTCATACTCGCTTCGTAATCAAGAGATTTCGTGATGGAGTTGCCCTTTTTATTCTGTCTGAAGTAatgttcttcttttcttttttttggactTTCTTCCATAATGCCTTAAGACCCTCGTGTGAACTAGGGATGCGATGACCCCCTCCAGGGATCCGCACGCCAAACCCGTCGTCGACAAGGCTGTTCGAGACAGGTCTTTTAATTAGGAGGGGGTTATTCGTAACTCAAGCCCATAAGAGAATGCGTTTGAAGGATTATGATGTTGGGCCATTTATTGGCCTAGTGGTAACAATTTTATGTGGGACTGTGTTCTTCCTAGTGCAACTTCGAGAATACTACTGAAACTCATACACTATTGCAGATAGGGTGTATGGAAGAGTGTTTTATTTACTAACTGGGTTTCATGGAATGCACGTAGTTGTGGG of Mytilus trossulus isolate FHL-02 unplaced genomic scaffold, PNRI_Mtr1.1.1.hap1 h1tg000697l__unscaffolded, whole genome shotgun sequence contains these proteins:
- the LOC134702767 gene encoding LOW QUALITY PROTEIN: NADH-ubiquinone oxidoreductase chain 1-like (The sequence of the model RefSeq protein was modified relative to this genomic sequence to represent the inferred CDS: deleted 1 base in 1 codon; substituted 2 bases at 2 genomic stop codons), with amino-acid sequence MAQAGRPNAYDLSSSYKIYSCLCVNYKAKPSLIMVSVECLFKTLRRVAVFFGASILLSLCQVSADSFTPLGSTKAALVDXVGVVVGVIPFVGVLLAVGFYTLLERKILAIIIIRKGPSKVSYIGILQPFSDAGKLLCKEFIVPTRANVGPFILAPALILTISLLGWLLYPYKSAEVFYVFGVILFIVITRVRVYGVIISGWASNSKYSLLGAVRAMAQRISYEIPIGFIFFCVVLCSGVFMFQEIRVFQQRSFFFFFPLCVVIVVXMLCMLAETNRAPFDFVEGESELVSGYNVEYSGGGFAVIFIAEYSSILLEGVIRAAIFFGGNEALIGVFMMAFAVFFVVIRASLPRLRYDKLMSLCWTVLLCVILMASVCVVVLVRVYVR